Genomic segment of Pongo pygmaeus isolate AG05252 chromosome 1, NHGRI_mPonPyg2-v2.0_pri, whole genome shotgun sequence:
TGCAAACATTTTCtaccaggctgattttttttttttttttctgagaaggagtttcactcttgttgcccaggctggagtgtaatggtgcaatctcggctcactgcaacctctgcctcccaggttcaagcgattctcctgcctcatcctcctgagtagctaggattacaggcatgtgccaccacacctggctaattttgtatttttagtagagacagggtttcaccatgctggtcaggctggtctggaactcctgacctcaggtgatccacccgcctcggcctcccaaagtgctgggattacaggcttgagccaccatgcctggcctaggctGATTTTCAATGCTGTCTTTTTCAAGAAATCATGGTATGTTTCTCCATTTCTTCAGATCTTTAAAAAACAcctattttaatgaatttttacagttttcttcttATATGTCTTTCATGTttcttaagtttattcctaggtatttaattttttttttaactgtggaaGTAGGATTTAAAAACTTACTATTATATTTTCACTTTTGGCATGAGAGAAAGCTAGTTTCTTTCTTTACATATCTTGTACCTGACTACTTAACTCTTAGTTCTATTTTCTGTATATTCTTCCCTGTAAGTTTGCCCATAGTTACCTTTGTTCTGAAAAGGAgggaattatttttccttctcctttctggaCTAAATAGTCTCTTGTTTTTAGGGCTCTGGACCTGGACTTGTGCTATTAGGGCTATAGTTGAATAGCAGCAAGGGATATCATCTTTGTGGCCTTGCAAGGGAACATAACCAGCAGACATAATCTTATTTCTGTGGGAAATGTTGTTCTAAATGCCAAAGTCCAAATTACAAAAGACTTTTTGAATGCACTTCGTTCAAAAAGAACAACATTTGGGCTGCTTTTAGATTGTGCACTGCGTTTAAATTACAGAATCTGTTTGAATTTCAGGAGCGTGAGGATCATCCCCGGAGAGGACGGGAGGATCGGCAGCACAGGGAACCATTGGAACAGGAACACAGGAGAGCTAGGAACAGTGACCGGGACAGACACCGGGGCCATTCCCACCAAAGGAGAACGTCTAACGAGAGGCCTGGGAGTGGGCAGGGTCAGGGACGGGATCGAGACACTCAGAACCTGCAGGCTCAGGAAGAAGAGCGGGAGTTTTATAATGCCAGGCGACGGGAGCATCGCCAGAGGAATGAcgttggtggtggtggcagtgagtCTCAGGAGTTGGTTCCTCGGCCTGGTggcaacaacaaagaaaaagaggtgccCACTAAAGAAAAACCAAGCTTTGAACTTTCTGGGGCACTTCTTGAGGACACCAACACTTTCCGGGGTGTAGTCATTAAATATAGTGAGCCCCCAGAAGCACGTATCCCCAAAAAACGGTGGCGTCTCTATCCATTTAAAAATGATGAGGTGCTTCCAGTCATGTACATACATCGACAGAGTGCGTACCTACTGGGTCGACACCGCCGCATTGCAGACATTCCAATCGATCACCCATCTTGTTCAAAGCAGCATGCAGTATTTCAATATCGGTAAGTAACATTTAGGAAGAAACTGTAATGTGAGCAGAAACAATTGCTCAGTTAGTTAGGATTACTAAGATTTTTGTTCATGTTTATGCAGAAGAATCCCATACCGCTCATATCTTATCTAAAGAGTATTGTTAATCTAACTGCCCTTTAAATAACTGCTTACATATTTATAAGAACATTAaacttttaatctattttttatttttttgtgacaaggtctcactctgtcacccagtctagagtgcagtggagcaaacacagctcactccagcggcaacctcctgggctcaaatgattgtctccttcctcggcctcctgagtaactgggaccacaggcatgtgcctctgTGTCCAGCTGATTTTGAAACTGGATCTTGATAGCTTGTATGGGACGTCTGTGAtgattctcacaacaatcctgtgagaAGGATAGgacagattttttgttttttgaaacggaatctcgttctgtgcccaggctggagtgcagtggcgcgatctcaactcactgcaacctctgcatcccgggttcaagtgattcccctgcctcagcctcctaagcagctgagagtacaggtgcacaccagcacacccagctaatttttgtatttttagtagagacggggtttcattgtattggccaggctggtctcgaactcctgccctcatgatccgcctgccttggccttccaaagtgctgagattacaggtgtgagccactgcggttgacccgtttttttttgtttgtttgtttgttttttaacatagTCTCCTGACTTTGAATGGACAAGTATTTatatccccatttgacagatgagaagactgaagcCCATCAAAACCAAGTGACTTGCCTAACAAATGATCACTATAgtacagtggtccccaacctttttggcaccaaggaccggtttcatggaagacagtttttccatggaacCAGGGGAattcgggatga
This window contains:
- the SNIP1 gene encoding smad nuclear-interacting protein 1 codes for the protein MKAVKSERERGSRRRHRDGDVVLPAGVVVKQERLSPEIAPPAHRRPDHSGGSPSPPTSEPARPGHRGNRARGVSRSPPKKKNKSSGRRSKSPRSKRNRSPHHSTVKVKQEREDHPRRGREDRQHREPLEQEHRRARNSDRDRHRGHSHQRRTSNERPGSGQGQGRDRDTQNLQAQEEEREFYNARRREHRQRNDVGGGGSESQELVPRPGGNNKEKEVPTKEKPSFELSGALLEDTNTFRGVVIKYSEPPEARIPKKRWRLYPFKNDEVLPVMYIHRQSAYLLGRHRRIADIPIDHPSCSKQHAVFQYRLVEYTRADGTVGRRVKPYIIDLGSGNGTFLNNKRIEPQRYYELKEKDVLKFGFSSREYVLLHESSDTSEIDRKDDEDEEEEEEVSDS